Proteins found in one Arthrobacter pascens genomic segment:
- a CDS encoding haloacid dehalogenase type II, with protein sequence MAFEFETKPKFVTFDMNGTLIKFAISDALRQVLGDRLPAELADEYLQACKAYRIDECMGDYKPFREIVANSMERASRRLGIEYREADAQAVYEIVPTWGPYPGVTEALNRLAEEVPLVIITNSDTADAARLAANLQAPFELIISAEEMGTYKPRLGAFEYMFEKLGVTPDEIVHVSASPMYDLRSAAILGIKNKVYVDRGFEQDEHWLGYERITDIADLPVLFGLPRPAAS encoded by the coding sequence ATGGCATTCGAATTCGAAACCAAGCCGAAGTTCGTGACGTTCGACATGAACGGAACGCTGATCAAGTTCGCTATCAGCGACGCGCTGAGGCAGGTCCTGGGCGACCGGCTGCCAGCCGAGCTCGCCGATGAGTACTTGCAGGCCTGCAAGGCATACCGCATCGACGAGTGCATGGGCGACTACAAGCCGTTCCGCGAGATCGTCGCCAACTCCATGGAACGCGCCTCGCGCCGGCTGGGCATTGAGTACCGTGAGGCCGATGCCCAGGCGGTCTACGAGATTGTCCCCACCTGGGGCCCGTACCCGGGTGTCACCGAGGCACTGAACCGCCTGGCTGAGGAAGTCCCGCTGGTCATCATCACCAACAGCGACACCGCTGATGCTGCGCGCCTCGCAGCAAACCTCCAGGCCCCCTTCGAACTCATCATCAGCGCCGAGGAGATGGGCACCTACAAGCCGCGGCTCGGTGCCTTTGAGTACATGTTCGAGAAGCTTGGCGTGACACCGGATGAGATCGTGCACGTCTCCGCGAGCCCGATGTACGACCTGCGCTCTGCGGCCATCCTGGGTATCAAGAACAAGGTATATGTCGACCGCGGCTTCGAGCAGGACGAGCACTGGCTCGGCTACGAGCGGATCACCGACATCGCCGACCTTCCCGTCCTCTTTGGCCTGCCGCGTCCCGCTGCCTCCTAA
- a CDS encoding RidA family protein: MSLPLPQTVKGDSALDRLEALGLELPVLADNPYYVDHRAVDSSIHIAGQLPFKDGALLGQGVVGRDVELETAQELARHCALNCLAAAVQAVGDLDRVRIVQMLVFVASGPDFGLQSRVANAASELLIEVLGENGRHARTAIGVAGLPLNTPVEIQMVCTAV, translated from the coding sequence ATGAGTCTGCCACTACCTCAAACCGTAAAGGGCGACTCGGCTTTGGACCGGCTCGAGGCTCTCGGCCTGGAGCTACCCGTCCTCGCGGATAACCCTTACTACGTTGACCACAGGGCGGTGGACTCCAGCATCCACATCGCTGGCCAACTGCCTTTCAAGGACGGTGCGCTGCTGGGCCAGGGCGTCGTCGGTCGGGACGTCGAGCTGGAGACGGCGCAGGAACTCGCACGCCATTGCGCGCTGAACTGCCTCGCCGCCGCTGTACAGGCGGTGGGAGATCTGGATCGGGTCCGGATCGTGCAGATGCTGGTCTTCGTGGCCAGTGGGCCGGACTTCGGTCTGCAGTCACGGGTTGCCAACGCGGCGAGTGAATTGCTCATCGAGGTGTTGGGCGAGAACGGGCGGCACGCCCGCACCGCGATCGGTGTCGCCGGGCTGCCGCTGAACACTCCGGTGGAGATCCAGATGGTCTGCACCGCCGTTTAA
- a CDS encoding alanine racemase → MNRIQRALEALVERVDTPAPIVLVDVMQDNIDRMQAFATQHNLDVRPHVKTHKCVEIGRRQLKAGAVGITAGNVGEAEVFAAAGFDDIFLAYPIWPSGTKGPRIRKLAETIRLRIGVDNVAAINALADAMGAEPERLQVVIEVDCGARRSGAPPEAAGDLALAAHKRGLVPVGVFTYPGHGSAGPDARKRAADDQDAALTVAVRSLSAAGITAEVVSAGSTPTVEFATSSVITEIRPGEYVFNDLNNTRLGACTEDQIALFVAGTVVSDWVPDQVILDIGTKALGREGSPEIGYGAVAGTNAILSKLNEYHGFLPLPAGGFRPGVGTVLPVVPNHVCPVVVNFEEYIVTDSTGTTLERWPVDARGFLN, encoded by the coding sequence GTGAACCGCATTCAGCGAGCACTCGAGGCTCTCGTCGAGCGAGTTGATACCCCCGCGCCGATCGTGCTGGTCGACGTGATGCAGGACAACATCGACCGCATGCAGGCCTTCGCCACCCAGCACAACCTGGACGTCAGACCGCACGTCAAGACGCACAAGTGCGTGGAAATCGGTCGGCGCCAGCTTAAAGCGGGGGCGGTCGGAATCACCGCAGGCAATGTGGGTGAGGCCGAGGTCTTCGCCGCGGCCGGATTCGACGACATCTTTCTCGCGTACCCGATCTGGCCCTCGGGAACGAAAGGGCCGCGGATCCGCAAACTGGCTGAAACCATCCGGCTGCGCATCGGCGTCGACAACGTCGCGGCAATCAATGCCCTCGCCGACGCGATGGGCGCAGAACCTGAGCGGCTGCAGGTCGTGATTGAGGTTGACTGTGGCGCCCGTCGTTCCGGGGCTCCTCCCGAGGCAGCGGGCGACCTTGCTCTCGCCGCCCACAAGCGCGGCCTAGTTCCGGTAGGCGTCTTTACCTATCCGGGCCATGGCAGCGCCGGACCGGACGCCCGCAAGCGGGCTGCGGATGACCAGGATGCCGCTCTCACCGTCGCGGTGCGCAGCCTCAGCGCAGCCGGGATCACTGCGGAGGTGGTCAGCGCCGGTTCCACACCCACAGTGGAATTCGCCACCAGCAGCGTGATCACCGAGATCAGGCCCGGCGAGTATGTCTTCAACGACCTGAACAACACCAGGCTCGGCGCCTGCACCGAGGATCAGATCGCGCTGTTCGTCGCCGGCACTGTGGTCAGCGACTGGGTCCCCGATCAGGTCATCCTCGATATCGGCACCAAGGCCCTCGGCCGCGAAGGCAGCCCCGAGATCGGCTACGGCGCCGTTGCCGGCACCAACGCCATCCTGTCCAAGCTCAACGAGTACCACGGATTCCTTCCCCTGCCCGCGGGCGGGTTCCGCCCGGGTGTCGGGACCGTGCTTCCGGTGGTCCCCAACCACGTCTGCCCGGTCGTGGTCAATTTCGAGGAATACATCGTCACCGACAGCACTGGCACAACGCTGGAGCGGTGGCCGGTGGATGCCCGCGGATTCCTTAACTGA
- a CDS encoding SDR family NAD(P)-dependent oxidoreductase translates to MRLDKTTALVTGANSGIGEAVCSQFRNEGARLLLTGRREQLDSAQPEDLYVPGDLNDEAFVESLARQAAESFGTVDVVVLNHGLQVSGPLTEMAYEDAKNVLHSNLLSSFLVMKHFAPLMPATGGSFVLVSSRLGMVGKPDEVLYSAAKGGLIMLAKGAAIEWASRNIRVNVVAPGLTATPIIEASFQRRDDPQAYRAQREGQIPLQRLATPEEIADAILFMASKESSYITGAVLPVDGGYTAA, encoded by the coding sequence ATGAGACTTGATAAGACCACCGCCCTGGTCACCGGCGCCAACAGCGGAATCGGGGAGGCAGTATGTTCCCAGTTCCGCAATGAAGGCGCCCGGTTGCTGCTCACCGGCCGCAGGGAACAACTCGATAGCGCGCAGCCCGAGGACCTGTATGTCCCGGGGGACCTTAACGACGAGGCGTTCGTCGAAAGCCTGGCCCGGCAGGCCGCCGAGTCCTTCGGCACGGTAGACGTCGTCGTCCTCAACCACGGCCTGCAGGTCAGCGGCCCGCTGACGGAGATGGCCTACGAGGACGCGAAGAACGTGCTCCACAGCAACCTGCTTAGCTCTTTCCTGGTGATGAAGCACTTCGCGCCGTTGATGCCCGCTACGGGCGGCTCATTCGTGCTCGTCAGTTCCCGGCTCGGTATGGTCGGCAAGCCCGATGAAGTCCTGTACTCCGCAGCCAAAGGCGGGCTGATCATGCTCGCCAAGGGCGCCGCGATCGAATGGGCCTCACGCAACATCCGCGTCAACGTCGTCGCACCGGGCCTGACCGCCACCCCGATCATCGAAGCATCGTTCCAGCGCAGGGACGACCCCCAGGCCTACCGCGCCCAGCGCGAAGGCCAGATCCCGCTCCAGCGCCTCGCCACCCCCGAAGAAATCGCCGACGCCATTCTCTTCATGGCGTCAAAGGAATCGTCCTACATCACCGGAGCGGTCCTGCCCGTCGACGGCGGATACACCGCCGCCTGA
- a CDS encoding NAD(P)/FAD-dependent oxidoreductase, translating to MTALAATPRNGELGFWMAGLADSRPTYPRFTGQDSVDLAIIGGGYTGLWAAYFAKKLEPSLNVAVFEAEQIGYGASGRNGGWLSAMPPGNRATFARASGGGLDASRALQQEFVAGVDSVLDILQAEGINADQNKGGALVAAHTRAGLGRLVARRDADWKYGLTEDDVHLLDRDEFQSRINISTVHGGLVYKHCARMHPAKLVYGLAETLTSMGVSIYEGSRVGSIEGRTLTLDNGRVTAAKTFVCTEGYSGQLLGSRTLIPINSSMIVTKPLSEEAWQQIGWNGLQCLSDSAHTFIYAQRTADGRITMGGRGMPYRYGSGTGGAGSTPQSTIDLISTKLRSFFPGIPFEVDHAWSGVLGVTRDWNGGVHWDQSSGIGSSTGYAGHGVTAAYVGGRTLAELAFEHKTERTTLPWVGYRARKWEPEPIRWLGVHGMYRLFGIADQWEERRDSTKTSLLAKFGSRLAGLHE from the coding sequence ATGACAGCCCTTGCGGCAACACCCCGAAACGGAGAGCTCGGCTTCTGGATGGCCGGACTCGCGGACAGCAGGCCCACCTATCCCCGCTTCACCGGCCAGGACTCTGTAGACCTGGCCATCATCGGTGGCGGTTACACAGGCCTGTGGGCCGCGTACTTCGCCAAGAAACTCGAACCATCACTCAACGTCGCTGTGTTTGAGGCAGAACAGATCGGCTACGGCGCTTCCGGACGCAACGGCGGCTGGCTCTCAGCAATGCCCCCAGGAAACCGCGCCACCTTCGCTCGCGCCTCCGGCGGCGGGCTGGATGCGAGCCGGGCCTTGCAGCAGGAGTTTGTCGCCGGCGTCGATTCAGTCCTGGACATTCTCCAGGCCGAGGGCATCAACGCGGATCAGAACAAAGGCGGCGCGCTCGTCGCCGCCCACACCAGGGCAGGGCTGGGCCGGCTGGTAGCAAGGCGTGACGCCGACTGGAAGTATGGGCTGACCGAAGACGACGTCCATTTGCTTGACCGGGACGAGTTTCAGAGCCGTATCAACATATCCACCGTCCACGGTGGACTCGTTTACAAGCACTGCGCGCGGATGCATCCGGCGAAACTTGTCTACGGCCTCGCCGAAACCCTGACCTCCATGGGGGTCAGCATCTACGAAGGCAGCCGGGTAGGCAGCATCGAGGGCAGGACCCTCACCCTGGACAACGGGCGGGTAACCGCGGCCAAAACGTTCGTCTGCACCGAAGGCTATTCGGGACAGCTGCTTGGCAGCAGGACCCTGATACCGATCAATTCCTCGATGATCGTGACCAAGCCGCTCTCGGAGGAGGCGTGGCAGCAGATCGGATGGAACGGGCTGCAGTGCCTTAGCGACTCCGCACACACGTTCATCTACGCCCAGCGGACAGCGGACGGCCGTATCACCATGGGCGGCCGCGGCATGCCCTACCGCTACGGCTCCGGCACAGGAGGCGCCGGTTCAACACCCCAGTCCACGATTGACCTGATCTCCACAAAACTCCGCTCCTTCTTCCCCGGTATCCCCTTCGAAGTCGACCACGCCTGGTCCGGAGTCCTCGGCGTTACGCGTGACTGGAACGGCGGCGTCCACTGGGACCAGTCGTCGGGGATCGGATCGTCCACCGGCTACGCAGGACACGGCGTCACGGCAGCCTACGTCGGCGGCAGAACCCTCGCGGAACTCGCCTTCGAACACAAAACGGAACGCACCACACTCCCCTGGGTCGGCTACCGGGCACGGAAGTGGGAACCTGAACCCATCCGCTGGCTTGGTGTCCACGGCATGTACCGGCTCTTCGGCATTGCCGACCAATGGGAAGAACGCCGGGATTCCACCAAGACCTCACTCCTGGCCAAATTCGGCAGCAGACTCGCCGGACTCCACGAATAG
- a CDS encoding ABC transporter substrate-binding protein, translated as MKTINKVQTAAAGLAVLLALSACGGAATGTEQTDIPKTQNTRDVSEGVQPDAAAVALLPESFKAKGELTVAMDLSSPPMTFLAEDNTTPIGVNPDLARLVATKLGLKLKFENTAFDTIIPGIDGGRYDFTATTMSATEERLKVLDMINYLKGGSAVAVAKGNPLKLTNETLCGKNIGVTKGSTQQLKHLPNVSKWTCEEKGQPAINAITLPNVQEALTQLDSKRIDGVFYDASALAWANEQQPDHFNILEPRMDTRTNTSVAMGLKKGSPLTPALQKAIQSVLETPEYKESLEYWGLAESTITEATIR; from the coding sequence ATGAAGACCATAAATAAAGTCCAGACTGCCGCTGCGGGGCTTGCCGTCCTGTTGGCCTTGAGCGCCTGTGGCGGCGCGGCTACGGGCACTGAACAGACGGACATCCCTAAGACGCAGAACACTCGAGACGTCTCTGAGGGTGTCCAGCCGGATGCGGCAGCCGTTGCGCTGCTGCCCGAGTCGTTCAAGGCCAAGGGTGAACTGACGGTGGCGATGGATCTGAGCTCCCCGCCGATGACGTTCCTCGCTGAGGACAACACCACCCCCATTGGCGTGAACCCGGACCTCGCCCGCCTGGTGGCCACAAAGCTGGGGCTGAAGCTGAAGTTCGAGAACACGGCGTTCGACACGATCATTCCCGGCATTGACGGCGGCCGCTACGACTTCACTGCCACCACGATGTCCGCCACGGAAGAGCGGCTAAAGGTCCTGGACATGATCAATTACCTTAAGGGCGGCTCGGCCGTGGCGGTCGCCAAGGGCAACCCGCTCAAGCTGACCAACGAGACCCTGTGCGGGAAGAACATTGGCGTGACCAAGGGCTCCACACAGCAACTGAAGCACCTGCCGAACGTCTCGAAGTGGACCTGTGAGGAAAAGGGCCAGCCGGCCATCAACGCCATCACGCTGCCCAACGTCCAGGAGGCCCTGACGCAGCTGGATTCCAAGCGGATCGACGGGGTCTTCTACGACGCCAGCGCCCTGGCCTGGGCCAACGAGCAGCAGCCGGACCACTTCAACATCCTGGAGCCCAGGATGGATACCCGGACGAACACCAGCGTCGCCATGGGTCTGAAGAAGGGATCACCTTTGACACCGGCCCTGCAAAAAGCCATCCAATCCGTCCTGGAAACCCCGGAATACAAGGAATCCCTGGAGTACTGGGGCCTGGCAGAATCAACCATCACCGAAGCCACGATCCGCTAG
- a CDS encoding amino acid ABC transporter permease: MLQTFPQGSETTTTGKDSALKPRLKRRSTFEYVAWVVCSLIGLGILASVSTNPNFRWGVVVQYFTHESILRGLLLTLFLTFASMALGTLLGLGLAIMRASSIKPIAATAGVYITLFRGTPVLVQLIFWFNISALYPDLFIGIPFTDIGTAVDMNAIMGPITAALVGLTLNEAAYMAEIIRGGFSSVGKGQLEAADSLGMSAGMRMRKVIIPQAMPSIIPATGNQVIGMFKGTSLISVLGVAELLQSAQLIYARTYETIPLLLVASLWYLVMTLLLSYPQSKLEQKYSRSTSRLPRKAKKVVLTEPEEGNLR, encoded by the coding sequence ATGTTGCAAACGTTTCCCCAAGGAAGTGAAACCACAACGACAGGGAAGGACTCAGCGCTCAAGCCACGGCTCAAGCGGCGGAGCACCTTTGAGTATGTCGCCTGGGTGGTGTGCAGCCTGATCGGCTTGGGCATACTGGCCTCCGTGTCGACCAACCCCAACTTCAGGTGGGGCGTTGTCGTCCAGTATTTCACGCATGAATCCATCCTCCGTGGCCTGCTGCTGACGCTCTTCCTGACCTTTGCCAGCATGGCCCTGGGAACGCTGCTGGGGCTGGGTCTGGCGATCATGAGGGCCTCCAGCATCAAACCGATCGCCGCCACGGCGGGTGTATACATCACCTTGTTCCGCGGGACCCCGGTGCTGGTGCAGCTGATCTTCTGGTTCAACATCTCCGCGTTGTACCCGGACCTGTTCATCGGGATCCCGTTCACGGACATCGGCACCGCCGTGGACATGAATGCGATCATGGGCCCGATCACAGCGGCCCTGGTCGGCCTGACGCTGAACGAGGCCGCCTACATGGCCGAGATCATTCGCGGCGGGTTCTCCTCAGTGGGCAAGGGCCAGCTCGAGGCCGCCGACTCCCTGGGGATGAGCGCCGGCATGAGGATGCGCAAGGTCATCATCCCCCAGGCGATGCCTTCCATCATCCCCGCGACCGGTAACCAGGTCATCGGCATGTTCAAGGGAACCTCCCTGATCAGTGTGCTCGGTGTGGCGGAGCTGCTCCAAAGCGCGCAGCTCATTTATGCCCGGACCTACGAGACCATCCCGCTGCTGTTGGTTGCCAGCCTCTGGTACCTCGTGATGACCCTGTTGCTGAGCTACCCGCAGTCCAAGCTCGAGCAGAAATACTCCCGTTCAACTTCCCGGCTTCCCCGGAAGGCGAAAAAAGTTGTGCTGACTGAACCGGAAGAAGGTAACCTCCGATGA
- a CDS encoding amino acid ABC transporter ATP-binding protein — protein MSADGTILAQKIRKSFGPKTVLKDINLEIASGEICCIIGPSGSGKSTILRCINGLETVDSGVLKVNGEDFGYYETDTAYHALPPKKLAEQRTRVGMVFQSFNLFPNMTAQENIMSGPVLVKGQDKKQAGKRAHELLASVGLAGFGDYYPAQLSGGQQQRVAIARSLAMDPEIMLFDEPTSALDPEKVGEVLAVMKQLAKKGMTMVVVTHEMGFAREVADSLIFMDDGYVVERGDAREVLSNPQEARTQAFLEQVL, from the coding sequence ATGAGCGCCGACGGCACCATTCTTGCCCAGAAAATCCGAAAGTCCTTCGGACCCAAAACAGTCCTCAAAGACATCAACCTGGAGATCGCCAGCGGAGAGATCTGCTGCATCATCGGCCCCAGCGGCTCCGGCAAATCCACCATCCTGCGCTGCATCAACGGCCTGGAAACCGTGGACTCAGGAGTCCTGAAAGTCAACGGCGAAGACTTCGGCTACTACGAAACCGACACCGCCTACCACGCCCTGCCACCCAAAAAACTCGCTGAGCAGCGCACCAGGGTGGGCATGGTGTTCCAGTCCTTCAACCTCTTCCCCAACATGACCGCCCAGGAAAACATCATGTCCGGACCCGTCCTGGTCAAAGGCCAGGACAAGAAACAGGCCGGCAAGCGGGCGCACGAACTGCTCGCCAGCGTCGGACTGGCCGGGTTCGGGGACTACTACCCCGCCCAGCTCTCCGGCGGGCAGCAGCAGCGCGTGGCGATCGCACGGTCCCTGGCCATGGATCCGGAGATCATGCTCTTCGATGAACCGACCTCAGCACTGGACCCCGAAAAAGTCGGCGAAGTCCTGGCGGTCATGAAGCAGCTCGCCAAAAAGGGCATGACCATGGTCGTCGTCACCCACGAAATGGGCTTCGCCCGCGAAGTGGCCGACTCGCTGATCTTCATGGACGACGGCTACGTCGTTGAACGCGGAGATGCCCGCGAGGTTCTTTCCAACCCGCAGGAAGCCCGCACCCAGGCCTTCCTGGAACAGGTGCTCTAA
- a CDS encoding FAD-dependent oxidoreductase, producing MDGKLAVIGLGSIGSMALWQASRLSDSVTGFEAQAPAHARSAVGGDTRLFRMLYRGVPDFYPILERSRDLWAELEAETGQNILTRCGGLSIGTKDGPYIPPLLETTRTNGAEHEILSREEMAQRYPQHNLRPDDVAVYDPHGGALRTDRAVTAAVAAAQSNGATIHTNTPIDSITETGDGVVITSGGKSWTFENVIVSSGGWSQRLMPDYLKAATQTKRLFLTWFVAKNASEFIPEKFPVFSRVHDGRSMYGAPAVDGVTVKATLDGRGRPTPDPGAVPRELSTAEIAETTETVTDFLPGLIPNIVRSDTFPDLYTKDGNPILGPFSEGSRIYCATGFSGGGFKNATGFGEIAANEVLGKRTFDGLDFIRPLRFKTNSLPQPLKA from the coding sequence ATGGACGGAAAGCTCGCCGTCATCGGCCTGGGCAGCATCGGATCCATGGCCCTCTGGCAGGCCTCCCGCCTGTCCGATTCCGTCACCGGCTTCGAGGCCCAGGCACCCGCCCATGCCCGCAGTGCCGTGGGCGGGGACACCCGGCTCTTCCGCATGCTCTACCGCGGAGTGCCTGACTTCTACCCCATCCTGGAGCGTTCACGGGATCTCTGGGCCGAGCTCGAAGCCGAAACCGGCCAGAACATCCTGACCCGCTGCGGCGGACTCTCCATCGGCACCAAAGATGGGCCCTACATCCCCCCGCTCCTGGAAACCACCAGGACCAACGGCGCCGAACACGAAATCCTCAGCCGCGAGGAGATGGCCCAACGCTACCCGCAGCACAACCTCCGCCCGGACGACGTCGCCGTCTACGACCCCCACGGCGGCGCCCTGCGCACCGACCGTGCGGTCACGGCGGCGGTTGCAGCCGCCCAGTCGAACGGCGCAACGATCCACACCAACACACCGATCGACAGCATCACCGAAACCGGCGATGGCGTGGTCATCACCTCCGGCGGGAAGTCCTGGACCTTCGAGAACGTCATCGTCTCCTCAGGCGGCTGGTCCCAGCGCCTGATGCCCGACTACCTCAAGGCAGCAACCCAAACCAAACGGCTCTTCCTGACCTGGTTCGTCGCCAAAAACGCATCAGAGTTCATACCCGAGAAGTTCCCCGTCTTCAGCCGGGTCCACGACGGCCGCTCCATGTATGGGGCGCCCGCGGTGGATGGGGTCACCGTCAAGGCAACCCTGGACGGCCGCGGCAGACCAACACCGGACCCGGGCGCCGTGCCCAGGGAACTCTCAACAGCTGAAATCGCCGAGACCACCGAAACCGTCACCGATTTCCTCCCCGGCCTCATCCCCAACATCGTCCGCTCTGACACCTTCCCTGATCTGTACACCAAGGACGGCAACCCCATCCTTGGCCCGTTCAGCGAAGGCAGCAGGATCTACTGCGCAACCGGCTTCTCCGGCGGCGGCTTCAAAAATGCCACGGGATTCGGCGAAATCGCCGCGAACGAAGTCCTCGGCAAGCGCACCTTCGACGGCTTGGACTTCATCCGGCCGCTTCGGTTCAAGACAAATTCCCTTCCCCAACCACTGAAAGCGTGA
- a CDS encoding NAD-dependent succinate-semialdehyde dehydrogenase, producing the protein MSTSFDPTSLHTELFIDGAWQQATSSAAFPVENPATNEIIAHVADGGPADAALAIEAAGRAQTEWSKSTPRERADILRRAFELVIANTDRLAAIMTAEMGKPLAEARGEVAYGADMLRWFSEEAVRIGGDCATSVDGNTRIMITKEPIGPCVLVTPWNFPLAMGARKIAPAVAAGCTMVFKPAALTPLTSLALVEIFREAGLPDGVLNVVTTSKASSVVDPWMSKGIARKVSFTGSTEVGKTLLRQAADNVMRSSMELGGNAPFIVLADANIEKAVEGALKAKMRNMGEACTAANRFFVHRSVVEEFSEKFAKTISELQVGNGVLAGTDVGPLIDRKGLEKVESLVADAVSKGARVLTGGSRPEGPGYFYSPTVLVDVALDSELMSTEIFGPVAAITPFDSEDEVLRLANDTEWGLVGYLFTESLDKGMQFSAELEVGMVGLNTGLVSNPAAPFGGVKQSGLGREGGKVGIEEFLEYKYTALAV; encoded by the coding sequence ATGAGCACTTCATTTGACCCCACCTCTCTTCACACCGAGCTGTTCATCGACGGCGCATGGCAACAGGCAACCAGTTCTGCCGCCTTCCCGGTGGAGAACCCGGCCACGAACGAAATCATTGCTCACGTTGCCGACGGCGGTCCCGCAGATGCTGCCCTGGCCATCGAGGCAGCCGGCCGTGCGCAGACGGAGTGGAGCAAATCCACTCCCCGCGAACGGGCGGACATTCTTCGCCGCGCCTTTGAACTGGTGATCGCCAACACCGACAGGCTCGCCGCAATCATGACCGCGGAGATGGGCAAGCCCCTTGCAGAAGCAAGGGGCGAGGTGGCCTACGGCGCTGACATGCTTCGCTGGTTCTCCGAGGAAGCTGTCCGCATCGGAGGTGACTGCGCCACCTCCGTGGACGGTAACACCCGGATCATGATCACCAAGGAACCGATCGGTCCATGCGTGTTGGTGACCCCGTGGAACTTCCCACTCGCCATGGGCGCCCGCAAGATCGCGCCGGCAGTCGCTGCCGGATGCACCATGGTCTTCAAGCCGGCGGCTTTGACCCCACTGACGTCGCTCGCCCTTGTAGAGATTTTCCGGGAGGCCGGCCTTCCCGACGGCGTCTTGAACGTCGTCACCACCTCCAAGGCCTCCAGTGTTGTAGATCCCTGGATGAGCAAAGGCATCGCACGCAAGGTCAGCTTTACCGGCTCCACCGAGGTGGGCAAGACATTGCTGCGCCAGGCAGCCGACAACGTGATGCGCTCCTCCATGGAGCTTGGCGGAAACGCCCCATTCATCGTGCTCGCTGACGCCAACATCGAAAAGGCCGTCGAAGGCGCCCTGAAAGCCAAGATGCGCAATATGGGCGAAGCCTGCACGGCCGCTAACCGTTTCTTCGTCCACCGCTCCGTCGTCGAGGAATTCAGCGAGAAGTTCGCTAAGACGATTTCCGAACTGCAGGTAGGCAACGGCGTACTGGCGGGCACCGACGTCGGGCCTCTCATCGACCGGAAGGGCCTCGAAAAGGTCGAAAGCCTGGTTGCCGATGCTGTGTCAAAGGGCGCACGTGTACTGACGGGCGGAAGCCGTCCGGAAGGTCCCGGCTACTTCTACTCCCCCACCGTCCTGGTTGATGTGGCGTTGGATTCCGAACTGATGAGCACGGAAATCTTCGGTCCGGTAGCGGCGATCACGCCGTTCGATAGCGAGGATGAAGTGCTTCGCCTGGCCAACGATACCGAGTGGGGCCTGGTGGGGTACCTGTTCACCGAAAGCCTGGACAAAGGCATGCAGTTCTCCGCGGAACTGGAGGTCGGAATGGTCGGTCTCAACACCGGGCTGGTTTCCAACCCGGCGGCACCCTTTGGCGGCGTCAAGCAGTCCGGCCTGGGACGCGAAGGCGGGAAAGTAGGCATCGAAGAATTCCTGGAGTACAAGTACACCGCGCTGGCTGTCTAA
- a CDS encoding GntR family transcriptional regulator — MEGRPTSQLIADHLREQIVLGHIRPGQQIKESRLASQLNRSRGPLREALQRLCQEGILISRRNRGVFVTEITTHDLKEIYEVRESLESAAASRLLAGSPKQIQDTCEVLKEIVADLEEQVTASKWQTIARLDMQFHSSLVAGMGNSRFIRIYETLAAESRMCILNLEVSYPRVDDLVKEHQNILDLLEAGDRNGLLKSIKRHMQKAVEDLTATEQDKRIIA; from the coding sequence ATGGAAGGAAGGCCTACATCCCAGCTGATCGCTGATCACCTGCGCGAACAGATCGTCCTTGGGCATATCCGCCCCGGACAACAGATCAAAGAGTCCCGCCTGGCGAGCCAGCTCAACAGGTCCAGAGGTCCCCTGCGGGAGGCACTACAACGCTTGTGCCAGGAAGGTATCCTCATCAGCCGGCGCAACCGGGGAGTCTTCGTCACGGAGATTACGACGCATGACCTTAAAGAGATCTACGAGGTTCGTGAATCCCTAGAATCCGCTGCCGCCAGCAGGTTGTTGGCGGGAAGCCCGAAGCAGATCCAAGACACCTGCGAAGTGCTGAAGGAAATAGTGGCTGACCTGGAGGAGCAAGTGACGGCTTCCAAGTGGCAGACCATTGCACGGCTCGACATGCAGTTCCATTCATCCCTCGTTGCTGGCATGGGAAATTCTCGATTTATCCGTATATACGAGACACTCGCGGCTGAATCAAGAATGTGCATCCTCAACCTGGAAGTCTCCTACCCCAGGGTGGACGATCTGGTGAAGGAACACCAAAACATCCTTGATCTATTGGAGGCGGGCGACAGGAATGGACTCCTTAAGTCCATTAAGCGGCACATGCAAAAAGCCGTTGAGGACCTCACCGCAACCGAGCAGGACAAGCGAATCATTGCCTGA